One Nerophis ophidion isolate RoL-2023_Sa linkage group LG06, RoL_Noph_v1.0, whole genome shotgun sequence genomic region harbors:
- the camkvl gene encoding caM kinase-like vesicle-associated, like isoform X1, which translates to MPFGCLALRDGRTYNSISDVTDKYEIGPVLRAKEFCELCLAKDRQRDKVFVCKKFLKKDGRKVRKAAKNEIMILKLVNHPNILQLIDTFETRKEYFIIQELATGGDVFDWIQDQGNYTEKDASSVIRQVLEAVAYLHSLNIVHRNLKLENLMYYNENNHNKVVLRDFYLSRFENGPITEPCGTPEYLAPEVVARHRYGRPVDCWAVGVIMFILLSGNPPFYDETEEENTDLHNRIIFCRIVAGDFEFDSPYWDDISPAAKELVCRLMEVDQMLRITAQDALWHEWIAGNGASEKNLKDGVCAQFEKNFAKAKWRKAIRVTTFMQRLKNSESVVDSSAQVKSEEVGKVEEGAIQVASNDGGRRVADGGRVTSSGVSLEVMVENRPAGVDREVEKQEPNVILEPSSPPGEKLGSKKTPANERRKTDDQNKESKITPECTKLLDSGSGLHLDRKQTSASPDPNSKRKMAATIHSAPTAACSGTQKDESDGSWCQTQLPEAVAESSVGEAVTPAIAPGPGVDASLCVNLRGEASPVLRKNRDARKIDRYSAEFNIARSSPPIGQACYAIGSSASLGRHATPYSTDIGTVGMGMAGPYGSPYSTLYTRGRGVGMYGTGLHQGAVGSSVTSDWQMDSVIEQIEKQMVAVLEKIEGDMPSLLEQISDCPSEPLRIRSTHASPATSRARTIQHPTETSGTPPPLPTSPRPALPSLPRLTIPPPSYPPPSPPQASEEQLEKGGQRGADYCGHSSGTGMGRGL; encoded by the exons GAAGGAGTTCTGTGAGCTGTGCCTGGCTAAAGACAGACAAAGAGACAAAGTGTTTGTCTGCAAGAAATTTCTTAAGAAAGACGGCAGGAAAGTCCGCAAGGCCGCCAAGAATGAGATCATGATTCTGAAACT GGTCAACCACCCAAACATCCTTCAGCTTATTGATACATTTGAGACTCGGAAAGAATACTTCATCATCCAAGAACT TGCCACAGGGGGAGATGTATTTGACTGGATTCAGGACCAAGGGAATTACACAGAAAAAGATGCCTCTAGTGTCATTAGACAGGTCCTGGAGGCAGTGGCGTATTTGCACTCTCTCAACATAGTCCACAGAAACCTCAAG CTGGAAAATCTAATGTACTACAATGAGAACAATCACAACAAAGTAGTTCTGCGAGATTTCTACCTCTCCAGATTTGAGAATGGTCCTATCACAGAACCCTGTGGAACTCCAGAATACCTGG CACCTGAAGTAGTGGCTCGCCATCGGTATGGACGACCAGTGGACTGCTGGGCTGTGGGTGTCATTATGTTCATACT CTTATCTGGTAACCCTCCTTTTTATGATGAAACAGAAGAGGAGAATACAGATCTACATAATCGCATCATTTTCTGTCGCATTGTTGCTGGTGACTTTGAGTTTGATTCTCCATACTGGGATGACATATCCCCTGCAG CTAAGGAGCTTGTCTGTCGACTCATGGAGGTGGACCAGATGCTGAGAATCACAGCACAAGATGCGCTTTGGCATGAATG GATTGCAGGAAATGGTGCATCAGAAAAGAACCTGAAGGATGGCGTCTGTGCCCAATTTGAGAAGAACTTTGCAAAGGCCAAATGGCGG AAAGCGATACGCGTCACCACCTTCATGCAGCGACTGAAGAACTCTGAGTCAGTTGTTGACAGTTCAGCTCAGGTAAAGAGTGAGGAAGTAGGGAAAGTTGAGGAGGGTGCAATCCAGGTGGCAAGCAATGACGGAGGTAGAAGGGTCGCTGACGGAGGACGGGTAACTTCCAGTGGTGTGTCCTTAGAGGTAATGGTTGAAAATAGACCAGCAGGTGTGGACAGAGAGGTGGAAAAACAGGAGCCAAATGTGATTCTTGAACCCTCATCTCCGCCTGGCGAAAAGCTTGGCTCAAAGAAAACACCAGCTAATGAAAGAAGGAAAACAGATGATCAAAATAAAGAATCCAAAATAACCCCTGAATGCACAAAGCTATTAGACAGTGGTTCAGGTCTACATcttgacaggaaacagacaagcGCCTCACCTGATCCCAACAGCAAGCGTAAGATGGCTGCAACAATCCATAGTGCTCCCACAGCTGCTTGTAGTGGCACACAGAAAGATGAGAGTGATGGAAGCTGGTGTCAGACTCAGCTACCTGAGGCGGTTGCAGAAAGTTCCGTGGGAGAAGCAGTCACTCCGGCAATTGCACCAGGACCAGGGGTAGATGCAAGTCTCTGTGTTAATTTAAGAGGTGAAGCTAGTCCTGTGTTGAGAAAGAATAGGGATGCCCGTAAAATAGACAGATATAGCGCTGAGTTTAATATTGCCAGGTCAAGTCCTCCAATAGGTCAGGCTTGCTATGCAATTGGTAGCTCTGCTAGTTTGGGCCGTCACGCTACCCCATACAGCACAGACATTGGGACGGTAGGCATGGGGATGGCAGGGCCCTATGGGAGTCCTTATAGTACTCTCTATACACGGGGACGAGGGGTAGGGATGTATGGGACTGGGCTGCATCAAGGAGCAGTTGGAAGCAGTGTGACAAGCGACTGGCAAATGGACAGTGTGATCGAGCAGATAGAAAAGCAAATGGTGGCAGTGCTGGAGAAAATAGAGGGAGACATGCCCTCATTGCTGGAGCAAATCAGTGACTGCCCCTCTGAACCACTACGCATCAGGAGTACGCACGCCTCACCTGCCACCTCTCGTGCACGCACAATACAACACCCAACTGAAACATCGGGCACCCCGCCACCTCTTCCCACGTCTCCCAGGCCTGCACTGCCATCGCTCCCTCGCCTTACTATTCCACCTCCTTCCTATCCTCCACCTTCCCCTCCTCAGGCTTCAGAAGAGCAGCTGGAGAAGGGTGGACAGAGAGGTGCAGACTATTGTGGCCATTCCTCTGGAACTGGAATGGGCAGGGGGTTATAA
- the camkvl gene encoding caM kinase-like vesicle-associated, like isoform X2, giving the protein MPFGCLALRDGRTYNSISDVTDKYEIGPVLRAKEFCELCLAKDRQRDKVFVCKKFLKKDGRKVRKAAKNEIMILKLVNHPNILQLIDTFETRKEYFIIQELATGGDVFDWIQDQGNYTEKDASSVIRQVLEAVAYLHSLNIVHRNLKLENLMYYNENNHNKVVLRDFYLSRFENGPITEPCGTPEYLAPEVVARHRYGRPVDCWAVGVIMFILLSGNPPFYDETEEENTDLHNRIIFCRIVAGDFEFDSPYWDDISPAAKELVCRLMEVDQMLRITAQDALWHEWIAGNGASEKNLKDGVCAQFEKNFAKAKWRELKVL; this is encoded by the exons GAAGGAGTTCTGTGAGCTGTGCCTGGCTAAAGACAGACAAAGAGACAAAGTGTTTGTCTGCAAGAAATTTCTTAAGAAAGACGGCAGGAAAGTCCGCAAGGCCGCCAAGAATGAGATCATGATTCTGAAACT GGTCAACCACCCAAACATCCTTCAGCTTATTGATACATTTGAGACTCGGAAAGAATACTTCATCATCCAAGAACT TGCCACAGGGGGAGATGTATTTGACTGGATTCAGGACCAAGGGAATTACACAGAAAAAGATGCCTCTAGTGTCATTAGACAGGTCCTGGAGGCAGTGGCGTATTTGCACTCTCTCAACATAGTCCACAGAAACCTCAAG CTGGAAAATCTAATGTACTACAATGAGAACAATCACAACAAAGTAGTTCTGCGAGATTTCTACCTCTCCAGATTTGAGAATGGTCCTATCACAGAACCCTGTGGAACTCCAGAATACCTGG CACCTGAAGTAGTGGCTCGCCATCGGTATGGACGACCAGTGGACTGCTGGGCTGTGGGTGTCATTATGTTCATACT CTTATCTGGTAACCCTCCTTTTTATGATGAAACAGAAGAGGAGAATACAGATCTACATAATCGCATCATTTTCTGTCGCATTGTTGCTGGTGACTTTGAGTTTGATTCTCCATACTGGGATGACATATCCCCTGCAG CTAAGGAGCTTGTCTGTCGACTCATGGAGGTGGACCAGATGCTGAGAATCACAGCACAAGATGCGCTTTGGCATGAATG GATTGCAGGAAATGGTGCATCAGAAAAGAACCTGAAGGATGGCGTCTGTGCCCAATTTGAGAAGAACTTTGCAAAGGCCAAATGGCGG GAGTTGAAGGTATTGTAG